One Candidatus Margulisiibacteriota bacterium DNA window includes the following coding sequences:
- a CDS encoding YcaO-like family protein, giving the protein MIDFILKENNDGPFDLKSTLKTYTYDQDKFIHPQITYAKIYKKVINNIENTKLITIEEEPPVFSYDFSNGELTTHGKGVTIEQAKSSAIMEFCERYSWLNFDYKNTPGYMVDSLNELSKKDDMSYIEPAFVFHSIENSKEFEPHLKSIPIKWIDGFSLTNNKTVKYPLSWINYMHGSNGICTGNIKEEAIVQGICEIVERNNCNKFIRNYKNEKINIIDNNSIEHPGFKEILKFLKKEKTELYLLHIPTGCDLPVIMAWCNNNDLLPQIIQSGVGYGCHTDPVKAVLRAVTEYFQGRTGIIKAQQKLPFKMAMTKSNYIFNLDIDMQWIVKNNKHIPIHNIKNISSNDFKEEIDCLIEITKQSGFEIIIANKKHTRLNVPVYRVFSPQAEPPVDLCNNYYIPEWIIAQMYYEAGMIEQSEEIIEKYKDQIPGFMYSMINNFAIPMFGSGISNLLKNIIKSTKLNANQLCKKDYLIVQESVAYIKKSAEETLKDFTGFK; this is encoded by the coding sequence ATGATTGATTTTATTCTTAAAGAAAATAATGATGGTCCGTTTGATTTAAAATCTACTCTGAAAACATATACCTATGATCAAGATAAATTTATCCATCCTCAAATAACTTATGCAAAAATATACAAGAAAGTTATCAACAACATAGAAAATACAAAATTAATCACAATTGAGGAGGAACCTCCTGTGTTTAGTTATGACTTTTCCAATGGAGAATTAACTACTCACGGCAAAGGCGTAACCATTGAGCAAGCAAAATCCAGTGCAATAATGGAATTCTGTGAAAGATATAGTTGGCTTAACTTTGACTATAAAAATACTCCAGGATATATGGTTGACTCCCTTAATGAATTGTCAAAAAAAGACGACATGTCCTACATTGAGCCTGCCTTTGTTTTCCATAGCATTGAAAATTCCAAAGAATTTGAACCTCACTTAAAATCAATCCCGATAAAATGGATAGACGGATTTTCTTTAACAAACAATAAAACAGTCAAATACCCGCTTAGTTGGATAAACTACATGCATGGTTCTAACGGGATATGTACCGGAAACATAAAAGAAGAAGCTATCGTTCAAGGGATATGTGAAATTGTTGAAAGAAATAATTGCAATAAATTTATAAGAAATTATAAAAATGAAAAAATAAATATTATAGATAACAATAGCATTGAACATCCGGGGTTTAAGGAAATACTTAAATTCCTTAAAAAAGAAAAAACAGAACTTTATCTTTTACATATTCCCACTGGATGTGACTTGCCTGTTATTATGGCGTGGTGCAACAATAATGATTTATTGCCACAAATAATCCAAAGTGGCGTAGGCTATGGTTGTCATACTGATCCTGTAAAAGCTGTCTTACGTGCCGTAACAGAATATTTCCAAGGCAGAACTGGAATTATTAAAGCCCAACAAAAACTTCCTTTTAAAATGGCAATGACTAAAAGTAATTATATTTTTAATCTAGATATAGACATGCAATGGATTGTTAAAAACAACAAACATATTCCAATACATAATATAAAAAATATTTCTTCAAATGATTTTAAAGAAGAAATTGATTGCCTTATAGAAATTACGAAACAAAGTGGCTTTGAAATAATCATTGCCAACAAAAAACACACAAGGCTAAATGTCCCAGTATATAGAGTTTTTTCTCCTCAAGCAGAACCACCTGTCGACCTATGCAACAACTATTATATCCCTGAATGGATAATTGCCCAAATGTATTATGAGGCTGGTATGATTGAACAATCAGAAGAAATTATTGAAAAATATAAAGATCAGATTCCTGGATTTATGTATTCAATGATTAATAACTTTGCAATCCCAATGTTTGGTTCTGGTATTTCTAATTTACTAAAAAATATTATTAAGTCTACAAAATTAAATGCAAACCAGTTATGTAAAAAAGATTATTTGATTGTCCAAGAAAGTGTTGCTTACATTAAAAAAAGTGCAGAAGAAACTTTAAAAGATTTTACTGGCTTCAAATAA
- a CDS encoding YcaO-like family protein: MVDFILQENNDGPFDFHSALKTYTYDQDKFIHPQITYAKTYKKVIKTIENTKLITITEELPVFSYDFSNGEITTHGKGVTKEQAKSSAIMEFCERYSWLNFDYKNAPGYLVASFIELAEKDDMSYIEPAFVFHSSEKHKELEAKIKSIPTKWIDGFSLTNNKTVKYPLSWINYIHGSNGICTGNIKEEAIVQGICEIIERNNCNRFVRNYKNEKINIIDNNSIEHDWFKDILTFFKKEKTQLFLLHISTGCNLPVVLAYCINDTFPQSYSKGVGYGCHTNPTKAVLRAITEYFQSRTGIIEKQKNVAFKKISTKHNFIYYLNLDINWIDKNNTRIPINNIKDISDNDFKKEINTLIDITKQYGMEIIIANKKHPKLNVPVYKVFSPQAEPPMNLSPHAHMPEWIIAQMYYEAEMVNESEDFIKKNQNKITDFDDSIFDNFTEPIFGKTISDFAKKTMKTMKMNSNMLCKKNYLLVLSEMASVDKTAEENINKYSKY, translated from the coding sequence ATGGTTGACTTTATACTCCAAGAAAACAACGATGGACCTTTTGATTTTCATTCTGCTTTAAAAACATATACTTATGACCAAGATAAATTTATCCACCCTCAAATAACTTATGCAAAAACATACAAAAAAGTCATTAAAACCATTGAAAACACAAAACTAATTACAATAACTGAAGAACTCCCTGTTTTTAGCTATGATTTCTCTAATGGGGAAATTACTACTCACGGCAAGGGAGTAACCAAAGAACAAGCAAAGTCTAGTGCAATTATGGAATTCTGCGAAAGATATAGTTGGCTAAACTTTGACTATAAAAATGCCCCTGGTTACTTGGTAGCATCATTTATCGAGCTTGCAGAAAAAGACGATATGTCTTACATTGAGCCTGCCTTTGTTTTCCATAGCTCCGAAAAACATAAAGAACTCGAAGCTAAAATAAAATCAATACCTACCAAATGGATTGATGGATTTTCTTTAACAAACAACAAAACAGTCAAATACCCTCTTAGTTGGATAAATTACATACACGGTTCCAATGGGATTTGTACTGGAAATATCAAAGAAGAAGCTATTGTCCAAGGAATCTGTGAAATTATTGAAAGAAACAATTGTAATAGATTCGTAAGGAATTATAAAAATGAAAAAATAAATATTATAGATAATAATAGTATTGAGCATGATTGGTTTAAGGACATCCTAACTTTTTTTAAAAAAGAAAAAACTCAGCTTTTTCTTTTACATATCTCGACTGGTTGCAATTTACCTGTTGTCCTTGCTTATTGTATAAATGACACATTCCCTCAGTCCTACAGCAAGGGAGTAGGATATGGCTGTCATACTAACCCAACTAAAGCGGTGTTACGTGCAATCACAGAATACTTCCAGTCCAGAACAGGTATTATTGAAAAACAAAAAAACGTAGCATTTAAAAAAATTTCTACTAAACATAATTTCATCTACTACTTGAATTTAGACATAAACTGGATTGATAAAAACAATACACGAATTCCAATAAACAACATAAAAGACATTTCTGATAATGATTTTAAAAAAGAAATAAACACTCTTATCGATATTACTAAACAATATGGGATGGAAATAATTATTGCAAACAAAAAACACCCCAAACTTAACGTGCCCGTCTATAAGGTTTTTTCACCCCAGGCAGAACCACCAATGAACCTAAGCCCACACGCACATATGCCCGAGTGGATAATTGCTCAAATGTACTATGAAGCAGAAATGGTTAATGAATCAGAAGATTTTATCAAAAAAAATCAAAATAAAATAACTGATTTTGATGATTCTATCTTTGATAATTTTACAGAACCAATATTTGGCAAAACTATTTCTGACTTTGCCAAAAAAACTATGAAAACGATGAAAATGAACTCAAATATGTTATGTAAAAAAAATTATTTGTTAGTATTGTCTGAGATGGCTTCCGTTGACAAAACCGCAGAAGAAAATATAAATAAATATTCCAAATATTAA
- a CDS encoding 3-isopropylmalate dehydratase — protein sequence MKEKISGKVYVLGNNIDTDQIIPAKFLSYNPSLAEERKYFGKYALSGVPEGQQGLPAGDKPFIKEGFSSEYKIVIGGENFGCGSSREHAPLALNEAGTEVVIANSFARIFYRNSVNGGYIIPYETELTLNKSFKTDDMAEIDIVNNSIKNVTTGKVFELKSLGGILPILEAGDIFKYAKENNIN from the coding sequence ATGAAAGAAAAAATATCAGGCAAAGTTTATGTGTTAGGTAATAACATTGATACAGACCAAATTATTCCAGCTAAATTTTTAAGCTATAATCCTTCCCTTGCTGAGGAAAGAAAATACTTTGGCAAATATGCTCTCTCTGGCGTTCCGGAAGGACAACAAGGACTACCCGCTGGCGACAAACCTTTTATTAAAGAAGGGTTTAGCTCAGAATATAAAATTGTGATTGGTGGTGAAAACTTCGGATGTGGCTCATCTAGAGAACATGCTCCTCTGGCTCTAAATGAAGCAGGGACTGAAGTAGTTATTGCTAACTCTTTTGCGAGAATTTTTTATAGAAACTCAGTAAATGGTGGGTACATTATTCCTTACGAAACAGAACTAACGCTTAACAAATCCTTTAAAACCGACGATATGGCAGAAATAGATATTGTTAATAATTCTATTAAAAACGTAACAACTGGAAAAGTTTTTGAGCTAAAGTCACTTGGTGGTATATTACCTATTCTTGAAGCTGGCGACATTTTCAAGTATGCTAAAGAAAATAACATCAACTAA